The DNA window TActatataaagaaaaatattgcGGATAGCCATTAAGAGATTCCATGTAAATGTTTGTTCGAGTTGAATTGCTAGCTTAGATATAAAACCGCGCCTCTACGAATATATTGTGCGCTCTATCCACTCCTCCAAAGTAAAGGTGGCTGTTTCGTTCTTCTCGGTGTCGCGCTCCTTGAATATATCtatgaaaaacatttacaatAGAATGTGCACATATTGAAATAAGCACCATTAACATTACCAATATATGTCTTGATTTTAACAGCGCACATGATGAAATCATCGAAGGCTATTTTGCCATTCCGTGAGCCATATCGATGGCCCAAAACATTAAGAACTCGATTGTTTAAATGGTAGCCAGCAGAGTTGAGAGCCTCGCGCAGCTGGAATCCAGATACCCTGCCCGTATTCTCCACATCATAGACCTTAAAGATGGCCTTCCATTTGGCGATTTCCGAAAGCAAAGTCTCGAACTCCTCGAATCCCAGCTTGCCCGACTTGTCAGCATCCAACATAGCAACCATGGAGCGACACACATCCTTGGAAAAGCCATGGGTCTCGTCCACAATTGCTGTAAAGacccttttttatttcgttCTATTTTAAAAAGGACATACATCATTTTACCATTTGCTGTTACAGGACCGCCATCTGAGGGATTGTCTCCTATCAGCCTCTTGTTCGACTGATCATTCATGCCCAACTGCTCCTCGAATGGCGTGCCCTTCAAAAAGGGTCCGCAAATCAAGGACAAAAGTCCACAAGCGCCAGCGGCATCTTCGCCAGGACCACCGGCCTGTGTCTCAAAGGCCATGTTATTGGAGAAACGGTTGAAGACCACTGGCTTGGGTAAATCTGAAAGGAAATCCTTTTTTGAAACACCATTTGGGGTCATAGTTGATTTGCACCCTCACCGTCCCTCATCGAATGGTCCAAAATGCGTTTCAATTCCATCCAATCAACCTCCATGTCCTTGCCGGCAATGCTGTCGAACAAGCGTCGTAAGCCCTCCTTTTGAGGATCAACGGGCTTGGGTGTTGGGAATCCGGGCGTTATCTTTAAAGCGAGAGTTCTGATTATGCACTCCCATTAAGCACACTTAACTCACCGTATCGGCTTTGCCGCCATAACCCACATGATCATCATTCTCCCTAGATGGAAATGAGAAGCGAAATGATTGATATTGAAGTGAATGGAACACAATTTGGTTATAGATTAACAAATGGAATACAATACTATGTACAATACAAGGATTTTGAATGGCCTAATGAGTATTGATAAGCAGATTTTCAAGATGAACTTAATTTGGTGGGtttgtttgcaaaaaaaatgttgttgtgggagtttcctttatttttactttaataaatatattgttacatgacaaaaatacaatttaaaaataaacagaaaaattTAACTTCGTTAATAGATTTTACTATGTTGCTACCACCCTTTTTATGCCtgataaaatatgaaaatggaTCCTAATTTCCATTTCTAAATCAGTTCTTAacatacagatacagacaGATAATACTTTAGAAATTATCTAGAGGAAATATATTTCGAGTTGGTGAAATACTAAAGGCGTTAATCTCAGAGATAAATACGTATTAGGAGTGATTAAAAATGGCATAACCAACTTATCTGTCAGGAATGTGTAGAGGGTAATGAAACAAATCTAGTTAAACATTCACTAGCACTAGAGAGTAAAGAATACTATAGTCACATACCACATATTGCTCGTTAGAAGCTTTTAGTTTTAGAAACCCCTCATTATTTCTAATATACAAACTCATTATCATTGTCTACATGTACGCACTCCATGTTATTTTGAGTTTCTGAGAACACTCGAATGATGAACTCGCCCTCCTCGTTCGGATCGAAAGTTGAAGGCACAATCAGGTAGTGACCAGGAGGCAATTTGAAGCGAGCGCACACCTAAATTACGCAATAAAAACGCAAATGTTAAGGGATTAAAATCACATCATGTAGATAtccatatatgtacgtacCTCGCGGGTGTTGATGAAGTGCGGCGAACGTCCCACGGAAGATTTGTACCTGAAAAAGTTCAGACCCTGCGGACGGTTCTCCAGTTCGCGATCGTTAAGGCTGTAGATAGCGAAGCCAATGGTCAGGCATTCCATTCCCATGTTGCGCTTCGATCTGCGATTCTTTTGCATCAAGGCCACAATGACGGTGCACTGTCCCTCTTCGTCTTCCTCATCAGGATCGACCAGCGTGATAATGTACTGGGGGTTGTGCCAGAAAGTATCGAGGAAATTGCGGCAGCCACCAGCGGTTACACCGGGTGTCCATTCTCCCTCGTACATGGACATCTCCCACTTTCGCTTGCCACTGTTCTGTTGATCCTCGGTCAGTGAGTCCGGCGACAAATTGCAGATCTGAATAAGATCATGGGTTATAGTATATTTTTACGAAGAAATTTTGATAGTCCTACCTCCACGCGATCGAAGTGGTTAAGGAAATCTTGGAAGGACATCCAGAACTCTCCATCTCTGTCGAATGTTAGTCCAATCTCCGCCTTCTGTTCCTCGGGTATATAGCGCCATTCCGGCGAGCTATCACTCCATGGTCCATTCCACTCGGCCTCATTGCCCCATGGATTGCGCATTCTTATCATAGGAATCTTTCCCTGACGATTTGGCGTAACTATGTCAATAAGGCAAACCTGTTGACATaagattttttaattaaaatttcgaATTATCACAAGTTTTCTAACAAACCTTGGTTATGGAGTAAGCATGTCCACGAATTAAGCCCTGAGGAGTTTCCGCCTCTGTGACATTTGGATCTGGCTCAATTGAGCAGCCCATCATGGAATTGCGATCAGCTGCTTTCTGCAGAATGGTGAATAGATTGCCGGGAGCTTCTTTCAAGTCGTACCACTCGGATACGCCGCCAGTAAAGTCCTCCATGGCCTCGCAGGTGCTGCCTCCCTTCAGTGCCTCGTAGGATCCATGAAGtctaaaaaacaattacatAAGTGGGGCGAAAAATATGGGGTATAATGTAATCATACTTGGCATAAGCCTTCTCCAGCAGAGCGCTCCAGAACTCGTTCTTCTCCGTGGAGTGCATGTACATCAGCTCACCATTGTAGGTGGGCAAACGGTCATCAATGATCACATCAACCCATTTACCtgaaaaatgtcaaaacaaaattgtagGAAAAGAGTGAAGAGTGCAgttcaataaacaatttacCATACTGCCAGAAGCGGAAGTGGAAGATGCCAGCATAATTCTCCTCGAAACTCTGTTCCGCTGGAATTACCCGAAAGAATAGATTGGATTCCTGAGTTAAATTGGCTGTGGCAGCCAAGAGCCAACTGTAAAGGGTAGGCATTTATATAAAGTTGTTATTCTAGTTGTGCAAAGTTAGATTTCATTCTTACCAGTCACCAAGCTCGCCTTGCTGGACATCAAATCGTGAGTAACCCTCCACGAAAAACTGCGGATTCTCGGCGATTTCCtgtattataattatatatttaataacagGGAATATGCTCATAACCAAAACTTACATGAGGTCGCAGCCATTCGATGTGACGATCTGGGCGTCGGGAAAACTGAAGGGACTCGTTCGAAGCCGGGAAAAGCGGATCCTCGAAAAGGGAACCGCTGGCCAGGCAGCTGTTTAATATGGTCTCATAGTCCTGCACCTCGGAATAGGGTCCCAGGTTCGAGCTCTTCTCTCCCAGCTAAAAAATATGTGCTATTAGTGATATAAATCTAACTAAGTTTATGTATCATCAGTAAGAATATGAGTAAGAGTAAGAGTATTTTGTATGTACACGAAAAAGTTGTGTAATGGAGTTGAGTTGTAGAAACGATGATGCGTTTTACACTTTACatgcgaaagaaaaacaacacaaGGACAACACAGTACGACACTTTGGCAGCGCATTATCCTTGGGGGGGAATTATGCCAATGCCACAAGGATGACGGGAGTAGGTACTTACGTTCCCATAGTACAACGTACCACTACTTTGAGATTGCAATGGTTGCTAATGGTGGGTGGAATGTATATGTACTTGTTAACATGCATATGTAGATTTTAATGgattgtttttaatgtttgtttagTATAGCGCCCTGTAAATGATGATAACCCGGTGGGTCAACTTACAACTCTCATGTTCTTGATGCTGGGCAGAACCCTCTTGGTGTCGGCCTCCTTCTTGATGAAGATCTCGTTGATCACCGATCCGACCACATCCTTGGCCGCTCCCATAGCAGCCTCTCCGGCTGCATTGAGGAACTCCTGTCCCGCTTGCCTCAAGAATCCCCTCAAGTCGTCCATCGTGCAGTTATctgaaaatatacatacatacatagtttaAAGTCAGTTGGCAATGTAAGGTGCCGCCTAAGATTAAAAACccattaatatatatttattgttcaaACATTTGATGTCTAGTTAGCAACGTTCAATATTTATATCGCCCATATTTACTTATTTGCCTCGCAGTGGCATTAAAAGCACACCCAGAGACATAAATATGGTTTAACGAGCATTACAGAAGCGTTAATACTCCCAGTGTGACTGGAAGTCGGGACTAAATGAAATTACTTTAATTCACGCAAACGGAAATTATACTTTGGAGACAAGAATTTCTCGGTTCGCACCCAAATATAATTCAAATGTTTCTACATATACAATgctgtatttatatatatgtatccGCATATATGCTATATTGTGTGACATCATTCGGAAGCATGAGATTCTCTAGTGACTCAAAAGGGTGTGCGCCATTCGGGAGATTAGACTTAGTTTCTGATCCATATTAAGCCGGGATATTGACATTGACCCACGGAACTACTACAAATGTACTGCACACATAGGGTATATTTGTGTGACATTCGTAAATTGGCCTTTAATTGGGGCGAAATATGCTAGATGGGCTCACATCTGTTATTGTATTTGCGAGCATTGGTAATTCAACGGCGAAACCCAAACAGGTTTGGTAATTAATGCATTCTTCGGGCCTGGCTCATTCCCGTGACCACCATATTTTCATAAAGAATAGAGGATTCGTCATAGGCACTTGATATTTCTTATATTATGCTTCCCCATTTCCCAAAGGACCTTGATTGGCCGAGAGAACGATTTTTGAATCGAATCACGCACTTTCACTCCCCAAAATCACAACACAACAATAAAGTAACGGAACCGCGTACCTTCACCAGACGGAGATATTTACTcactacaaatatttatatctgTAGCTCAACACCTGACTGCTATCgaatgttttggtatttttatcGAAGCATAACGCCGGAATTTTTCAGTTACTATCcctatttttattaaatacatCGATATTTGCCAGCATTTCCAGAAAAATAGTTCGATAAATGTATTGATATCGGTACAAACAAATATCGATACATTGATATTCCTTCAAGTTGCCCATCTCTACGAAATTCGTAGTACGAAATATCGAAAACGAAACACATCACGCGGGCGAAGTTTCGGGAAATTCAGCATTTACAAATTGTAAGCAGTGGTTTCATCGAACCTATTAACCAATTAGTGTGCTTCTAAAATTAGTGATAGACTTTATTAAACGAATTGAGAAAATAAAGGCGAATAAACCCGTAGAGCATATTGCCCATCGATTTTTTCACGGCATTGCCGGTGACGAGAATGCGACGCCGTtgatacacacacacgcacggACACGAATGTGTGTATATGGCGCGACGCTTGTGTGCGAAAGTGTATTCGTATAAATAATATGACATAATCGACGTGTGCGGCTTAATTGACATAGTTAATGTGCGAAGAATACCTAAAAGTGCGAAGAGAGCGCCAAAAAAGGCGTATTTTGCTTGTGGTCAAGGTGGCGAAAAGGACTTGCACCGCTATTTTCCCCTGCGCTTTGCTCCAAATATTCATTCCTCCCCACACACTCtctcgcacgcacacacacacacaagcgtGTATATTTGGGCGTTGCAGGATGAAgaactctctttctctctcccaCTTTCCTTCGCTCTCTTTTCGTATTCTCTTGAACACATTTTTGCGCAATTTGAGTGATTTGCAAGACAAACTGATGCTTTTCGATTGTTTACCAAATTTAGTTAACCCCGTTTGGAAGCCAGTTTGTCTGAAAGTTACTTCAGTTTAGTTGTTTTCAACATCTCCACTTGACGTTGCCTAACACTGAAGCCGAGAGTTCTCCGTCTCTGTCCGTGCGCAGTTCTCTTTTGCGCTTCATTCGTGGTCTGCCCGTCGGACGTGTCCGTACGATTTTGGATTAAGTTCTCGTAGGCACTTCAACTTGAATAAATGTTATTTGCTGCGGTGCAactaaaatttaattcaaagaaTTAATAGTGCAAAGTGCCGTTAGATGCGGccattttgaaataaaatattaacagTTACATGGTGTAGTGCAAGAAGTCctaagcaacaaaaaaaattttattttaaacatattgcATTCGAggcaataaaaagtaaaatctattaaacattttctacCCTCTGCCTCCCTCTTTTACCTATAGTCTCCCTCTGTGGCGTATGTGTGTTTGTACGAATTAGCGgctgaaaaccaaaaaccgaggTGCGAGAGCgagaatacatatataaaaaacgcGTGCGTTTCTCCTCTAACACATACAGTGAGTGTGACCGTTGTATTTGTGACCTGTGCCTGTGTTTGCGGCCACTGGAGGATCAACGATTTTAAAAGAATACTAAAAGTACCGGTGAGTATTCTTGCATCTACCGGATAATGTGTTATAATCCCGTTAAATAGTGAATATCCCCTCGTGCCCTGCATTCGTTTTAACTGTTATGACGATGAGCGGCAATTCGGCCGGTGACGCCATCTTTTGTGCTTCTCTAATaagtgttgtttttgttttttgggtttgGTCAAGCTCACGCAACAcggtgtgtgtgagtgtgtagtGTGTCTATTTTGTTGTTATGCTTTATAGACAGTGGCGGAACTTCAGTTCTTATTCAGGggttatgtacatatatgctttttagataatacaaaaattatattccAATTTTCTATGAAATTTCAGTAGTTTTTGGGGTCACACCCTATAGACCCCCCTTGAGACACCACTGTTCGAGCTTCATGTTCTAGCCACTTTTcttctctctttctcttttttcggGTGGgtgtgattgtgtgtgcgtgtgctttTCCTTTCCTTATGATTCATGTTTCTGTCTATCTCCGACTTTCTATGCGCTTGTCCggattataaaataaactttcCGATTTTCGTCGCTGATTTTATTCATCTTTTATTTGACAATTTGTTGCGAATGCCACTTGCAAATCTCTAGCTGTGTGTCTAATGCACTTCGGCAATAAATCCTCCTGCTGGCGCGCATCTGTAGGCAAGTTTCGTGACCCACTTTTCCTCCTTGGTCTCTCGCCTTTCAGCGAAGTAAATAGCgaaaagcagcaacaagtgATAAACAGatttgtaaatattgaaaCTTGTTTATGCGATTTGTCAGTGCAACCCAATGCCTGCAAGAGTGAGTTCTTGCCATTCAGTCGGTTcgattttcaaatttattgttgtCACTCAGAGCCCATATtaatttttcctttatttttaactttgtTTTATACGTAGACTTCTTATGAATTT is part of the Drosophila yakuba strain Tai18E2 chromosome 2R, Prin_Dyak_Tai18E2_2.1, whole genome shotgun sequence genome and encodes:
- the LOC6530946 gene encoding calpain-A, which encodes MDDLRGFLRQAGQEFLNAAGEAAMGAAKDVVGSVINEIFIKKEADTKRVLPSIKNMRVLGEKSSNLGPYSEVQDYETILNSCLASGSLFEDPLFPASNESLQFSRRPDRHIEWLRPHEIAENPQFFVEGYSRFDVQQGELGDCWLLAATANLTQESNLFFRVIPAEQSFEENYAGIFHFRFWQYGKWVDVIIDDRLPTYNGELMYMHSTEKNEFWSALLEKAYAKLHGSYEALKGGSTCEAMEDFTGGVSEWYDLKEAPGNLFTILQKAADRNSMMGCSIEPDPNVTEAETPQGLIRGHAYSITKVCLIDIVTPNRQGKIPMIRMRNPWGNEAEWNGPWSDSSPEWRYIPEEQKAEIGLTFDRDGEFWMSFQDFLNHFDRVEICNLSPDSLTEDQQNSGKRKWEMSMYEGEWTPGVTAGGCRNFLDTFWHNPQYIITLVDPDEEDEEGQCTVIVALMQKNRRSKRNMGMECLTIGFAIYSLNDRELENRPQGLNFFRYKSSVGRSPHFINTREVCARFKLPPGHYLIVPSTFDPNEEGEFIIRVFSETQNNMEENDDHVGYGGKADTITPGFPTPKPVDPQKEGLRRLFDSIAGKDMEVDWMELKRILDHSMRDDLPKPVVFNRFSNNMAFETQAGGPGEDAAGACGLLSLICGPFLKGTPFEEQLGMNDQSNKRLIGDNPSDGGPVTANAIVDETHGFSKDVCRSMVAMLDADKSGKLGFEEFETLLSEIAKWKAIFKVYDVENTGRVSGFQLREALNSAGYHLNNRVLNVLGHRYGSRNGKIAFDDFIMCAVKIKTYIDIFKERDTEKNETATFTLEEWIERTIYS